The Mesorhizobium koreense genome includes a window with the following:
- the cpaB gene encoding Flp pilus assembly protein CpaB, with protein MIGIAAVFGAISIFAANFWIKSQASARVATAVTVPAKPEIRFKTIVVAKTPLRFGMKPERDNLAEIPWAENALPKGAFGTVDELLKDGDRVVLSPIDANEPVLLAELSGPNGRATLSNLLEPGMQAVTVKTDEIAGVGGFIAPGDRVDVVLTRDAGEIEEVKKNAEGAAGSKIATEVVIEAAKVLSVGQAADERATQPKVANSVTLEVTPEGAQKITLARNIGKLSLALRSARPAGSDGSGMTTISAFGGSVAEKISAAASDVVSAIPHDDEEPKFATVVVTRGIKEETYKVNRSGPHQGDDGQAAGVGTLPQE; from the coding sequence ATGATCGGGATCGCAGCCGTATTCGGCGCGATATCCATATTTGCTGCGAATTTCTGGATCAAGAGCCAGGCCAGCGCGCGCGTCGCGACTGCCGTCACGGTGCCGGCGAAGCCCGAAATCCGGTTCAAGACGATCGTCGTGGCCAAGACGCCGCTCCGTTTCGGCATGAAACCCGAGCGCGACAATCTTGCCGAGATCCCATGGGCCGAGAACGCGTTGCCGAAGGGGGCATTCGGCACTGTGGACGAGCTTCTGAAGGATGGCGACCGCGTCGTCCTTTCGCCGATAGACGCCAACGAGCCAGTCCTCCTTGCCGAGCTTTCCGGGCCGAACGGTCGCGCAACGCTGTCCAATCTTCTGGAGCCGGGCATGCAGGCCGTAACCGTCAAGACCGACGAGATCGCCGGCGTCGGTGGCTTCATCGCGCCGGGCGACCGTGTCGATGTCGTATTGACGCGCGACGCGGGCGAAATCGAGGAAGTAAAGAAGAACGCCGAGGGCGCCGCCGGCTCGAAGATCGCCACGGAAGTTGTGATCGAGGCGGCGAAGGTCCTGTCGGTCGGGCAGGCGGCGGACGAGCGCGCGACTCAGCCGAAGGTGGCCAATTCGGTGACGCTGGAAGTGACGCCCGAAGGCGCGCAGAAGATCACGTTGGCACGGAACATCGGCAAGCTCTCGCTCGCCTTGCGCTCGGCACGGCCGGCCGGTTCTGACGGCTCCGGCATGACCACCATCTCCGCCTTCGGCGGTTCGGTTGCCGAAAAGATCTCGGCGGCCGCCAGCGACGTGGTCAGCGCCATTCCGCACGATGACGAAGAGCCGAAATTCGCCACCGTGGTCGTGACGCGCGGGATCAAGGAAGAGACCTACAAGGTCAATCGCAGCGGCCCGCATCAGGGCGATGATGGCCAGGCTGCCGGCGTAGGGACGTTGCCGCAGGAATAG
- a CDS encoding AAA family ATPase — MANTNKSKRVVLVSRDRSFLQDTRAAFSSSEAIELVTLDKSVNELRGEIETSECGAAIVDMDVASLEQIESLQRVVRRLEGRAPVVVVTGEFNAAAVRILVQLQVADFLVKPITTADLVRSCIRALQGPGRHENAESQVYTFMPAAGGVGTTTLAVQTAFQLHRSVTRAASTCVVDLNFQQGACAEYLDLEPRFDINEIENQPERLDRQLLDVMLSRHESGLCVLAAPTDPADMRSFNTDVVVRMLDLVSAYFDNVVIDMPRTWFPWTETVLLGSNRLYIVSEMTVPCLRHTQRLIKAIHERTGREVKPNVIVNRFEQKKAGGGIKQADVEEILGDHFVGGISNNYRLVREAVDRGVPLHEIDPDANVVHDLKRIILPEEAVVATKKRSLFSLPIGLKKKVG, encoded by the coding sequence ATGGCGAACACGAACAAGAGCAAGCGTGTCGTCCTCGTCTCGCGGGATCGGTCGTTCCTGCAGGATACGCGCGCCGCATTCTCCTCTTCCGAGGCGATCGAACTGGTGACACTGGACAAGAGCGTCAACGAACTGCGCGGCGAGATCGAAACGTCGGAATGTGGCGCGGCGATCGTGGATATGGATGTGGCGAGCTTGGAGCAGATAGAATCGCTCCAGCGCGTCGTGCGCCGGCTGGAGGGACGTGCGCCGGTCGTCGTCGTGACAGGGGAGTTCAACGCCGCGGCGGTGCGCATCCTCGTCCAGCTCCAGGTCGCGGATTTTCTGGTCAAGCCGATCACCACGGCCGACCTCGTCCGCTCCTGCATCCGCGCGCTGCAAGGGCCGGGCCGTCATGAGAACGCCGAATCGCAAGTTTATACGTTCATGCCGGCCGCCGGCGGCGTCGGTACGACAACGCTCGCCGTGCAGACGGCCTTCCAGCTCCACCGGTCGGTCACGCGCGCAGCCTCGACCTGCGTGGTTGACCTCAATTTCCAGCAGGGCGCCTGCGCCGAATATCTCGATCTGGAGCCGCGCTTCGACATCAACGAGATCGAGAACCAGCCCGAGCGGCTGGACCGCCAGTTGCTCGACGTGATGCTGTCGCGGCACGAGAGCGGGCTTTGCGTGCTGGCCGCGCCGACCGATCCGGCCGACATGCGTTCCTTCAACACCGACGTCGTCGTTCGCATGCTCGACCTCGTCTCGGCCTATTTCGACAATGTCGTCATCGACATGCCGCGCACCTGGTTCCCGTGGACGGAAACGGTGCTGCTTGGCTCGAATAGGCTCTACATCGTCTCTGAGATGACGGTGCCGTGTCTGCGTCATACGCAGCGCCTCATCAAGGCGATCCACGAGAGGACCGGGCGCGAGGTAAAGCCGAACGTCATCGTCAACCGCTTCGAGCAGAAGAAAGCGGGCGGCGGCATCAAGCAAGCCGATGTCGAGGAGATCCTAGGCGACCATTTTGTCGGCGGCATTTCCAACAATTACCGACTGGTGCGCGAGGCGGTCGATCGCGGCGTGCCTCTCCACGAGATCGATCCGGACGCCAATGTCGTGCACGACCTGAAGCGCATCATCCTGCCGGAAGAAGCGGTGGTGGCGACGAAGAAGCGCTCGCTCTTCTCCCTACCGATTGGCCTCAAGAAGAAGGTGGGATAA
- a CDS encoding type II and III secretion system protein family protein, whose product MSFRLKAATEADAARSFLIARVMLLAAAALLCAVGATRALANGDVIHISSDAHKSIKVAKGKPQTIRTGVPFSQIVIGDPEIANVNPLTDHSFYVLGTKLGTTGIALFDKDKRLVGNIDVEVTLDTKDLAKAIQANVPGTDIRVDSANGRLILSGTAKDAVAAEKAKNIADRFSGEEKVINSVNVSSSQQVQLNVRFVEISRQAGRELGTKFRASYSAGAGGGVTFNSDPSASSNVPAGQIIGSLLSGGFSADIAIKALEDRGVARSLAEPNLIARSGETASFLAGGEFPIPVASDNNTITISYHKYGVSLEFTPTVLEDGLISLEIAPEVSTIDNSATSYQLKGISVPGFIVRRAQTSVDLKSGQSFMIGGLLQTQNSTTTQALPGLGKLPILGPLFSSKSYQRHETDLIIIVTPYLVKPIDPSKKVASPLDGSKPASNVDYFLGNADEVKPGAPQLAAAGAPIARADSGHFLDLR is encoded by the coding sequence ATGTCGTTTCGTTTGAAAGCAGCCACGGAGGCGGATGCGGCGCGCTCGTTCCTGATCGCGCGGGTGATGCTCCTCGCCGCGGCCGCGCTTCTTTGTGCCGTAGGCGCCACCAGGGCGCTGGCGAATGGTGACGTGATTCATATTTCGTCCGATGCGCACAAATCGATCAAGGTCGCGAAAGGCAAGCCGCAGACCATCCGCACAGGCGTTCCCTTCTCGCAGATCGTCATCGGCGATCCCGAGATCGCCAACGTCAATCCGCTCACCGACCATTCCTTCTATGTGCTCGGCACCAAGCTCGGCACGACAGGCATCGCGCTGTTCGACAAGGACAAGCGCCTTGTCGGCAATATCGACGTCGAGGTGACGCTGGACACGAAGGATCTCGCCAAGGCGATCCAAGCAAATGTGCCGGGCACCGACATCCGCGTGGATTCGGCGAATGGCCGGCTGATCCTTTCCGGCACCGCCAAGGATGCCGTCGCGGCCGAGAAGGCCAAGAACATCGCCGACCGCTTCTCCGGCGAGGAGAAAGTCATCAATTCGGTCAATGTCTCCTCTTCGCAGCAGGTGCAGCTCAACGTCCGCTTCGTCGAGATCAGCCGTCAGGCGGGCCGTGAATTGGGCACGAAGTTCCGCGCTTCCTACAGCGCCGGCGCTGGTGGCGGGGTCACTTTCAATTCAGATCCGTCCGCGTCTTCCAACGTCCCGGCCGGACAGATCATCGGTTCGCTCCTTTCAGGCGGGTTTTCGGCGGATATCGCCATTAAGGCATTGGAGGACAGGGGCGTCGCCCGCAGCCTGGCCGAGCCGAACCTGATCGCCCGCTCCGGCGAAACGGCAAGTTTCCTTGCAGGGGGTGAGTTTCCTATCCCCGTCGCTTCGGACAACAACACGATCACGATCAGCTACCACAAATACGGTGTCAGCCTCGAGTTCACGCCGACGGTTCTTGAGGACGGCCTGATCAGCCTCGAAATCGCGCCGGAGGTCTCGACGATCGACAACTCGGCCACTTCGTATCAGTTGAAAGGCATCAGCGTTCCCGGCTTCATCGTGCGCCGAGCCCAGACTTCGGTCGACCTCAAGAGCGGCCAGAGCTTCATGATCGGCGGCCTGCTCCAGACCCAGAACAGCACGACCACCCAGGCGCTGCCCGGTCTCGGCAAGCTGCCGATCCTCGGCCCTCTCTTTTCCTCGAAGTCCTATCAGCGCCACGAAACAGACCTGATCATTATCGTCACGCCCTATCTGGTGAAGCCGATCGATCCGTCGAAGAAGGTCGCGAGCCCGCTCGACGGATCGAAGCCGGCGAGCAATGTCGACTACTTCCTCGGCAACGCCGACGAAGTGAAGCCCGGCGCGCCGCAACTCGCGGCCGCGGGCGCTCCGATCGCGCGCGCCGACAGCGGCCATTTCCTCGACCTGCGCTAG
- the parE gene encoding DNA topoisomerase IV subunit B: MEKANKDLFTLHNEAPANDSQPVKPVARPVSARDGSDSYSAADIEVLEGLEPVRRRPGMYIGGTDEKALHHLFAEVIDNSMDEAVAGHASFIEVELDEAGFLSVTDNGRGIPVDAHPKFRNKSALEVIMTTLHSGGKFDSKVYETSGGLHGVGVSVVNALSETLEVEVARGRQLYRQEFSRGHPKGELKNLGEVHNRRGTKIRFRPDDQIFGKGVHFDPARLCRMTRAKAYLFGGVEIRWSCAPALIADKEKTPEKATFHFPGGLKDYLAASLDGEFQVTRDIFAGKSEKQGGHGSVEWAVTWYGGDPILNSYCNTIPTPEGGTHEAGFRSALLRGLKAYAELTGNKRAHAVSSEDVMISAAGMLSVFIREPEFVGQTKDRLATIEAQRIVESAMRDPFDHWLADNPQEASKLLEWVIARADERLRRRQEKEVSRKSAVRKLRLPGKLADCTQNAAAGAEIFIVEGDSAGGSAKQARDRASQAVLPLRGKILNVASAGRDKLTANQQIADLIQALGCGTRSKYRDEDLRYDRVIIMTDADVDGAHIASLLMTFFFQEMPQLIRGGHLHLAVPPLYRISQGGKVMYARDDVHKDELLKNEFTGRGKVEIGRFKGLGEMMASQLKETTMDKKKRTLLRVEVIDEQDATKEAIDALMGTKPELRFRFIQERAEFVEELDI; the protein is encoded by the coding sequence ATGGAAAAAGCGAACAAAGACCTTTTCACCCTGCATAACGAAGCTCCGGCGAACGATTCGCAGCCGGTAAAGCCGGTAGCGCGACCGGTATCCGCCAGGGACGGCAGTGACAGCTATAGCGCGGCCGACATCGAGGTGCTGGAGGGGCTCGAGCCGGTTCGCCGACGGCCCGGTATGTATATCGGCGGGACCGACGAGAAGGCGCTGCACCACCTCTTCGCCGAGGTGATCGACAATTCCATGGACGAAGCCGTGGCGGGGCACGCAAGCTTCATCGAGGTCGAGCTCGACGAGGCCGGCTTTCTCTCTGTCACCGACAACGGGCGCGGCATCCCGGTCGACGCGCATCCGAAATTCAGGAACAAGTCGGCGCTCGAAGTCATCATGACGACGCTGCATTCGGGCGGCAAGTTCGACTCCAAGGTCTACGAGACGTCGGGCGGCCTGCACGGCGTCGGCGTGTCGGTGGTGAATGCGCTTTCGGAGACGCTAGAGGTGGAGGTCGCACGCGGGCGACAGCTCTACCGGCAGGAATTCTCGCGCGGCCACCCGAAGGGCGAGCTGAAAAACCTCGGCGAGGTGCACAACCGCCGCGGCACGAAGATCCGCTTCCGCCCCGACGACCAGATCTTCGGCAAGGGCGTGCATTTCGATCCGGCCCGGCTCTGCCGCATGACGCGCGCGAAAGCCTATCTCTTCGGCGGTGTCGAAATCCGCTGGTCCTGCGCGCCTGCCCTGATCGCCGACAAGGAGAAGACGCCGGAGAAAGCGACCTTCCACTTCCCCGGCGGATTGAAGGATTACCTTGCCGCTTCGCTCGACGGCGAATTCCAGGTGACCCGCGACATCTTCGCGGGGAAGAGCGAAAAGCAGGGCGGCCATGGCTCTGTGGAATGGGCCGTAACCTGGTACGGCGGCGATCCGATCCTGAACTCCTACTGCAACACGATCCCGACCCCGGAAGGCGGCACGCACGAGGCCGGCTTCCGTTCGGCGCTGTTGCGCGGCCTGAAAGCCTATGCCGAACTGACCGGCAACAAACGCGCGCACGCCGTCTCCAGCGAGGACGTGATGATATCGGCGGCCGGGATGCTGTCGGTCTTCATCCGCGAGCCGGAATTCGTCGGCCAGACCAAGGACCGGCTGGCGACCATCGAGGCGCAACGCATCGTCGAAAGCGCCATGCGCGACCCGTTCGACCACTGGCTGGCCGATAATCCGCAGGAAGCCTCCAAGCTGCTCGAATGGGTGATCGCGCGGGCCGACGAGCGCCTCAGGCGGCGGCAGGAAAAGGAAGTCTCGCGCAAGAGCGCGGTACGCAAGCTGCGCCTTCCCGGCAAGCTTGCCGACTGCACGCAAAACGCGGCGGCGGGTGCCGAGATCTTCATCGTGGAGGGCGATTCCGCCGGCGGGTCCGCCAAACAAGCGCGCGACCGTGCCTCTCAGGCGGTGCTGCCCTTGCGCGGCAAGATCCTCAACGTCGCCAGCGCCGGTCGCGACAAACTGACCGCCAACCAACAGATCGCCGATCTGATCCAGGCGCTCGGCTGCGGCACGCGCTCGAAATACCGCGACGAGGACCTTCGCTACGACCGCGTCATCATCATGACCGATGCCGACGTGGACGGCGCGCACATAGCCTCGCTTCTGATGACTTTCTTCTTCCAGGAAATGCCGCAACTGATACGCGGCGGTCATCTCCACCTCGCCGTGCCGCCGCTTTACCGCATCAGCCAGGGCGGCAAGGTGATGTATGCGCGCGACGATGTGCACAAGGACGAACTCCTGAAGAACGAGTTCACCGGCCGCGGCAAGGTCGAGATCGGCCGCTTCAAGGGCCTGGGCGAGATGATGGCCTCGCAGCTCAAGGAGACGACCATGGACAAGAAGAAACGCACATTGCTTCGGGTTGAGGTCATCGACGAGCAGGATGCGACAAAGGAAGCGATCGACGCGCTTATGGGCACCAAACCGGAACTGCGCTTCCGCTTCATCCAGGAACGCGCGGAATTCGTGGAAGAGCTGGATATCTGA